The Stenotrophomonas maltophilia sequence CTGCGGGTTGCGGTCCTTGTCGATCAGCAGCGCGCGGATGCCTTCGGCGAAATCGCCGTGGGCGGCGCAGTGCAGCGCGGTGATGTACTCCAGCCGGTAGACGCTGGCCAGGTCCTGGCCGGCGCTGCGGCGCTGCAGTTCGAAGGCCAGCCGCGCCGAGCCGGGCGCACCGGCGGCGAGGGTCTTCTGTGCGGCCTGCAGCCAGGCATCGTCGGTCTGCAGGCCGGCAATGCGCGCCACGATGGCCTGCAGGTCATCGCCTTCGCACAGCGCCTCGACCTGCGCCGCATGGGCCAGCAACGGGCCGGTGGCGGCGTCGCTGGCGTGCGACTGCAGCAGATGGGTCAGGCGTTCGTGGTTGTGTGCGGCATCGCCCGACCAGGCCACCTGCAGCAGCGCGTCGAACACCGCGCTGCGGCGTTCTTCGGTCACGTGCACATCGGCCAGGCCGGCATAGATGGCATCGCCCGGGTTGAGCAGTGCGCCGGTCAGGGCCAGGAACAGGCCGCCCTTGCCCGGCACGCGCGGCAGCAGCCAGCTGCCACCGACATCGGGGAACAGGCCAACGGTGATTTCCGGGAAGGCCAGCTTGGAACGTTCGCTGACCACGCGGTGGCTGGCACCGGACATCAGGCCGATGCCGCCGCCCATCACGATGCCGTGACCCCAGCACAGGATCGGCTTGGCGTAGGTGTGGATGAGGTAGTCGACGCGGTACTCGACGTCGAAGAACTCCGCTGCGTAGTCGTTCTCGCGGATGTCGCGGCGGCCATCTTCGCGGAAGGCAACCATGCTCTTGTACAGGCTGTGCAGGTCACCGCCGGCACAGAATGCTTTTTCACCGGCGCCCTGCAGCACCACCATGGCGATGCCGTCGTCGTCGGCCCAGGCATTCAACTGCTTCAGCAGCAGGTGTGCCATCGGCAGCGAGAAACCGTTGAGCGTACGCGGCGCGTTGAGCGTTGCGATGCCGATGCGCGCGCCGTTGCCGGCCACGCGCTCTTCGAACAGCACCGGTGCGTCGTCGGCAGCGGTGTCGGTGCTCATGCGTTCTTCCACTGCGCGGCGCGCTTTTCCAGGAAGGCAGTCACGCCCTCGACCTGGTCGGCGGTGTCGAACAGGTCGACGAAGGCTTCACGCTCGGCCACCAGTGCCGAGGCGTGGGTGCCGGTGCGGGTGGACTGCACCAGGGTCTTGCAGGCGGCGATGCTGGTCGGGCTCTGCTTGCCGGCCTTCTTCGCCCATTCCAGGGCCAGTGCCTTGGCTTCGCCCTTGCCGACCTTTTCTTCGGCCAGGCCAATGCGCAGCGCGGTCTCGGCGTTGATGCGCTCACCCAGCAGGATCATGCGCTTGGCCCAGCCCTCACCGACCAGGCGCGGCAGGTTCTGGGTGCCACCGGCGCACGGCAGCAGGCCGACGGTGGCCTCCGGCAGCGCGACCTGGGCATGGTCTTCGATGATCCGCAGGTCGCAGGCCAGTGCGCATTCCAGGCCACCGCCCATGGCGTAGCCGTTGATCGCAGCGATCGACACGCCACGGAAAGCGGACAGCGCTTCGAAGGCTTCACCGAAGCGGCGTGCGGCTTCACGTGCAGCGGCCTTGTCGCCGGAGGCGAACTGGTTGAGGTCGGCACCGGCGGAGAAGAACTTCTCGCCGTCACCGGTGATCACCAGCGCGTAGATCTCGCGGTCCGCGTTGAGCGCGCCCACCAGGTCGCGCAGCGCCGACAGGCTGTGCACGGTCCAGGTGTGCGCCGGCGGGTTGTGCAGGGTGACTACGGCGGTGTGGCCATCGACCTCGACCTTCAGACCCACGTGCTCCTGGGTACGCCAATCCTTCATCGCAGTTCCTCTTCGGTGTTGAGCAGGTGGCGGGCAACGATCACCCGCATGATCTCGTTGGTGCCTTCCAGGATCTGGTGCACGCGGCTGTCGCGCAGCAGGCGCTCGATCGGGTATTCGCGGATGTAGCCGTAGCCACCGTGGATCTGCAGCGCTTCGTTGCAGATCTTGAAGCCGGCATCGGTGGCGAAGCGCTTGGCCATCGCGCACCACACGTTGGCATCGCTGGCACCGGCGTCGAGCTTGCGCGCGGCCGAATGCACCATCTGCCGCGCGGCGACCAGTTCGATGGCCATGTCGGCCAGCTTGAACTGCAGCGCCTGGAATTCGGCCAGCGCCTTGCCGAACTGGCGGCGCTCGCCCATGTAGCGGCGTGCGGCATCCAGCGCGCCCTGCGCGGCACCCAGCGAGCAGGCAGCGATGTTGATGCGGCCGCCGTCCAGCCCCTTCATCGCCAGCTTGAAGCCGCCGCCTTCCTCTCCCAGAAGGTGGCTGACCGGCACGCGGACGTTTTCGAAGGTGATGCCGCGGGTGGGCTGGCTGTTCCAGCCCATCTTCTCTTCCTTGCGGCCGAAGCTGATGCCCGGCAGGTCCGACGGCACTGCAATGGCGCTGACACCACCGGCACCGGCACCGCCGGTACGTGCCATCACCACCAGCAGCTCGGTGGCACCGGCACCGGAGATGAAGGCCTTGGAGCCGTTCAGCACATAGAAATCGCCATCGCGCACGGCGGTGGTCTTCAGCGAGGCCGCATCGGAACCGGCACCCGGTTCGGTCAGGCAGTACGAGGCCAGCTTGTTGCCCGAGGACAGGTCAGTGCCCCACGCATCGCGCAGTGCCGGCTGGCCCCACTTGGACACCATCCACGAGGCCATGTTGTGGATGCTGATGTACGCCGCGGTCGACGGATCGACGTTGGCGAGCTCCTCGATGACGACGGCGGCGTCCAGTCGGCTCAGGCCGCTGCCGCCCACTTCCGGGTCCATGTACAGACCGCAGAAGCCCAGTTCACCGGCCTTGGCGATCGCCTCGCGCGGAAAGATGCCCTCCGCATCCCATCGCGCGGCGTGCGGCGCCAGTTCGGCCAGTGCGAAGTCGCGCGCCGCCTCGCGGTACGCCTGCTGTGCTTCGTCCAGTTCCGTCGTCATCGAGTGGCTCATGGCTGCTCCTGCCGTTACTTCAGGCTGATCGTGGTGTTGACGCCGTGGCTCAGCGTCTCGTCATCGAACCAGCGTGCGGTGACCGTCTTGGTCTGGGTGTAGAACAGCACCACCTGCTTGCCGTACGGGCCCAGGTCGCCCAGCTTGGACGCGCGCGAGCCGGTGAACGAGAACAGCGGCACCGGCACCGGGATCGGCACGTTGATGCCGACCTGGCCGACGTCGATGTCTTCCTGGAACCTGCGCGCAGCCGCGCCGGACTGGGTGAACAGTGCGGTGCCGTTGCCGTTCGGGTTGCTGTTGACCATCGCAATGGCCTCTTCCAGCGTTTCCGCTTCGAGGATGACCAGCACCGGTCCGAAGATTTCTTCCTGGTAGATGCGCATGTCGGTGGTGACACCCGCAAAGATGGTCGGGCCGACGAAGTTGCCCTTCTCGAAACCATCCACCTGCGGCTTGCGGCCATCCAGCACCAGCTTGGCGCCCTGCTCCACGCCCGAGGCGATCAGGCCTTCCACGCGCTCGCGGGCGCTGCAGGAAATGACCGGACCGACGTCGGTGCCGGACACGGTACCGCCGCTGACCTTGAGGGTCTTGGCCTTGGCCACCAGGTCCTGCACCCAGTTGCGTGCTTCACCGACCAGCACCAGCGTGGAGGCGGCCATGCAGCGCTGGCCCGCCGCACCGAAGGCGGCGCCGACCATCGCGTTGAGGGTCTGTTCCTTGTTGGCGTCCGGCAGCACCACGGCGTGGTTCTTGGCGCCCATCATGCACTGCACGCGCTTGCCGGCCAGCGAGGCACGGTTGTAGACGTGGGTGCCGACGCGGGTGGAACCGACGAACGACACAGCCTTGATGTCCGGGTGGTCGCAGATCGCGTTGACCACTTCCTCGCCACCATGGACGACGTTCAGCACGCCCTTCGGAATGCCGGCTTCCAGCGCCAGTTCGACCAGGCGCATGGTCACCATCGGGTCCTGCTCGGACGGCTTGAGGATGAAGGTGTTGCCGGTGGCAATGGCCATCGGGAACATCCACAGCGGGATCATCGCCGGGAAGTTGAACGGGGTGATGCCGGCGCACACGCCCAGCGGCTGCATGATCGTGTAGGTATCCACGCCATTGGCCACGTTGTTGGCCAGCTCGCCCAGCTGCAGGTTGCCGATGGCGGCAGCGTGCTCGACCACTTCCAGGCCGCGGAACACATCGCCTTCGGCATCCGGCAGGGTCTTGCCCTGTTCGGCGGTAAGGATATGGGCCAGCTCGCTCATGTTCTCGCGGATCAGCTGCTGGTACTTCAGGAAGATGCGCGCGCGGGTGCCGATCGGGGTCTTGCGCCAGGTCTTGAAAGCTTCCTTGGCGGCGGCGACGGCGGCGTCCACTTCGCCGGTGGTGGCGAACGGCACCTTGGCCAGCACGTCCTGGGTGGCCGGATTGATCACGTCCTGCCAGTGGGAGGTGGCCGATTCGATGAACTGGCCATCGATCAGCATGCGGATACGGGGCGCTGCAACAGTCATGACGACAATCCCACGGGCTCGAAAGATGCTTGGCATTATTCACAGCACCCACCTCGATTTCCGGGCTGAATCCGCTTAATCTGGCCAACACGCCAGACGATTCATGTTAATTCTGTGAATTATTCAGCCACCCAGCGGCAACTTGGCCTCCGCCTGCTGCGCCTGCGCGAGCAGCGCGGCTACAGCCAGGCCGACCTGGCACGGGCGCTGGGGCTGTCGGCCAGCTACCTGAACCAGATCGAGCGCAACAAGCGCCCACTGACGCCGGCGGTGCAGAAAAAGCTGGGTGAGGTATTGGGCGATGTTTCCTCACTGTTCGACGAAGATGAGCCCGCCGCGCTGCAGGAGGCACTGGGCGAGACCCTCCGCGACCTGGGCCTGGCCGAGGTGAGCGCCATCGAGCTGCGCGCCCTGGCCGGCAACCTGCCGCAGGTCAGCCGCGCCCTGCTGGACCTGCACCGCCGCCACCTGGCCCTGCGCGAACATGCCGCCGCCCTGGAATTCCAGCTGGGCGAGCCGGGTGCCGGCAGCACTCTGCCTGCCGGTGACCAGGTGCGCGAGTTCTTCAACCGCATGCACAACCACATCCCCGAGCTGGACGAACTGGCCGAGCGCCTGTTCGCCGAGTGGGGGTTGTCGCCCGGGCATGTGGCACCCCGGTTGCGCCAGCTGCTGGCCGACCGCCATGGCGTGCTGGTGGAAGTGGCCGCGCTGCAGGCCGGGCGCGAAAAGCGCCAGTACGACGCCGGCACGCGCCGGTTGTGGCTGCCGGACTACCTGGAGCCGGGCCAGCAGGCGTTCCAGATGGCGGCCGAGCTGGCCCTGCACGGCTACCTGCCGCAGATCGATGCGGTGGTGGCACGCGCCGGCTTCACCGATGAGGCACGCATCGCGCAGGCGCGGATTGGCTTGTCGAATTACTTCGCCGGTGCGTTGGTGATGCCGTACATGCGCTTCCTGCGGGCGGCCGAAGCCAGCAGCTACGACATCGAACTGCTGGCGCATCAGTTCGGTGTGGGCTTCGAAGCGGTCTGCCATCGGCTGAGCACGCTGGCACGGCGCAGCGCGCCCGGGCTGCCGTTCTTCTTCATCCGCGTGGACCGCGCCGGCAATGTGTCAAAGCGTCATTCGGCCACCGATTTCCATTTCTCGCAGGTGGGTGGTTCGTGCCCGCTGTGGATCGTCTACGAGGCGTTCAACCAGCCCGGCCGCATCCTGACCCAGACCGCGCGCATGCCCGACGGGCGACGCCATTTCTGGCTCGCGCGGCAGGTCAGCAGCGGGCCGGTCGGGCATGGGCAGCCGCGCAAGACCTTCGCCGTGGCGCTGGGCTGCGATCTGCAGCATGCCGAACGGCTGGTGTATTCACTGGGGTTGGACGTGCAGAGCCCGGGCAATTCGGTGTCGATCGGGCCAGGTTGCCGGGTGTGCCCGCGCGAGGACTGCATGCAGCGCGCGTTCGCGCAGTTGCCGGGGCGATAGGGTTGGTTCGGCAGGGCTGCGCCCTGCACCCGTGGTAGTGCCGGCCGCTGGCCGGCAACAGCAACAACAAAGGCAAAAGCTGCCATTCCGTGGGATGCGGGGTGGGTCCGGTTGCGGGGGACGCCGTGAATACGTCCCTGTAGGCTCGGTCGCGCCATCCATGGCGCTCACGCCCCCGCAACCGGACCCACCCCGCCTTCGACAGTTTCCCGCTGCTGTTGGTGGGTGCTGACCATTGGTCGGCACGCTGCTGTTGGTGGGTGTCGACCTTGGTCGACACGGTAGTTCCACGCCATGCGTGGATGCTCTTCGATGAAGGTTCGAAATATTCGATTGCGATGGGATTCCATCCACGCATGGCGTGGATCTACTAAACCTTTCGTGCGTAGGCTGCATCCCAATGCAATGCCTGCCCATGGAGACACCGATGTCCCTGTTGCGCTCTTGCCTGGCCCTGCTGCTCACTGCCACCGCCGCGCCGGCGTGGGCGACCTTTTCCATTGCGGCCTGCAATGAGGCCGGCGACTGCGGTGTGGCGGTGGCCACGCACAATCTCGGCGTCGGTGGCGTCGGGGTGCCGTGGGCACAGGCGAAGGTGGGGGCTGTCGCCAGCCAGTTCGAGACCAACCCGACCTACGGCTCGAAGGGGCTGGCGCTGCTGGCCAAGGGCCGCACACCCGTGCAGGTGCTGAAGCAGCTGCTGGACGAAGATGGCAACTTCGATGGCACCACGCTTGCCGAACGGCAGGTGGGATTGGTCAGTGCCCGTGGTGGCAATGCGCAGTACACCGGTGCTGCCGCGCAGCAGGCGGATTGGGCCGGCGCGCAGGGCGAGGGCATGCTGAGCCTGCAGGGCAATGGGCTGGCCGGGCCGGAGGTGCTGGCCGCGATGCAACGGGCCTTCGGCGCATCACACGGAGAATTGGCTGCGCGCCTGCTGGCGGCACTGGAAGCGGGCCAGGCCGCAGGCGGCCAGCGCAGCGGGCAATGGTCGGCGGCGCTGCTGGTGCGCACGCCGGGGGGCGACTGGCAGGACACCGACCTGCGCGTGGACGCTGATCCACGCGCGGTCGCGAAGCTGCGCGAGCTGTACGACATGCGTCTGTCCAACGAGGCGATCATCCGCGCGGAGGAGTATTGGGAGAAGGGTGATGTGGCAGCTGCGCGCGCGGCGCTGGCAACGTCGCTGTCACTGGCACACGGCTGGGACCGCACCTGGGCGCGCGCGGCGCGGCTGGCCATGCAGCAGGGAGATACGGCGCTGGCACGCGAGTATCTGGCGGGCCTGCGTGCGCTCAATCCGGGCTGGGTGAAGCAGGAGCTGGCGTTGCCGCTGTATGCGCCGTTGCAGGGTGATGCGGTGGTGGAGGCGTGGCGCTGAGGCGCCCCGGGGAGGGGTCAGATCCGTTTTCCTGCGGAAAACGGATCTGACCCCGATTGCCCCCGATTGGAGATGCATCCACGCATGGCGTGGATCTACCGGGGACCGGCTCAGTAGATCGGCGTCACCTTCATCTGCGGCAACGGTCGCGGTGCGCCGTCGGTAAGGTCCGGGCCGAGGTCATCCCAGCTACGGCCCTGCTCGACCATCAGCCCCCACAGCTGCTGGGAGGCCAGCCGCTTGTCCTCCGATCCCAGCTTGTACGAGGGCGGTGCCGGTTCACCACGGGCGACCATCGAATAGGCCGCACGGTAGGCCAGCACCTGCTGCGCCGGGTCATCGGTGCGCGCTACCTCCAGCGTGTAGCGCTGGTAGGCCGAGGCCAGGTTGCGCCAGCGGATCCAGTAGTGGTTCTCGAACGAGAACGAACAGAAGCGCGCACCGGCCAGGCTGCCCTTGTCGGCGATGCGGGAGAGCACCTCCTGTGGCATGTCCAGGTTCATGCCACCCTCGTCGCCCTGCAGGCTGACATGCACGATGCGGTCGCGATAGCCCGGCGCGCGCGCCTGCAGCAGGTCGCGCCAGTTCTGCATGGTCGCCACCACCGCGAACAGGAAACGACCCAGTTCGGCAGCGGCCAGCGGCGTGGCGATCGACTGGTAGGTGCGCTGCCAGCCATGCCGGTTCTCGGTCGGCAGGAACACCGCATGTTCCAGCGCCTGGCGGCCGCTGCTGCCATGACTCACGTCGTCGGCGTGCTGCGGGTAGACCAGGTTGATTGCAAAGGTCGGCCAACGCGGCAGGGCCGCGTCGAAGAGGTGGATCGGGAAGTTGCTGCTGATGCCGCCATCGGAGAACCAGCAGATGCGGAAGG is a genomic window containing:
- a CDS encoding enoyl-CoA hydratase/isomerase family protein, with product MSTDTAADDAPVLFEERVAGNGARIGIATLNAPRTLNGFSLPMAHLLLKQLNAWADDDGIAMVVLQGAGEKAFCAGGDLHSLYKSMVAFREDGRRDIRENDYAAEFFDVEYRVDYLIHTYAKPILCWGHGIVMGGGIGLMSGASHRVVSERSKLAFPEITVGLFPDVGGSWLLPRVPGKGGLFLALTGALLNPGDAIYAGLADVHVTEERRSAVFDALLQVAWSGDAAHNHERLTHLLQSHASDAATGPLLAHAAQVEALCEGDDLQAIVARIAGLQTDDAWLQAAQKTLAAGAPGSARLAFELQRRSAGQDLASVYRLEYITALHCAAHGDFAEGIRALLIDKDRNPQWNPATLAEATAEWADTFFASPWADAAHPLADLGTPVAERSLA
- a CDS encoding enoyl-CoA hydratase yields the protein MKDWRTQEHVGLKVEVDGHTAVVTLHNPPAHTWTVHSLSALRDLVGALNADREIYALVITGDGEKFFSAGADLNQFASGDKAAAREAARRFGEAFEALSAFRGVSIAAINGYAMGGGLECALACDLRIIEDHAQVALPEATVGLLPCAGGTQNLPRLVGEGWAKRMILLGERINAETALRIGLAEEKVGKGEAKALALEWAKKAGKQSPTSIAACKTLVQSTRTGTHASALVAEREAFVDLFDTADQVEGVTAFLEKRAAQWKNA
- a CDS encoding acyl-CoA dehydrogenase family protein, which encodes MSHSMTTELDEAQQAYREAARDFALAELAPHAARWDAEGIFPREAIAKAGELGFCGLYMDPEVGGSGLSRLDAAVVIEELANVDPSTAAYISIHNMASWMVSKWGQPALRDAWGTDLSSGNKLASYCLTEPGAGSDAASLKTTAVRDGDFYVLNGSKAFISGAGATELLVVMARTGGAGAGGVSAIAVPSDLPGISFGRKEEKMGWNSQPTRGITFENVRVPVSHLLGEEGGGFKLAMKGLDGGRINIAACSLGAAQGALDAARRYMGERRQFGKALAEFQALQFKLADMAIELVAARQMVHSAARKLDAGASDANVWCAMAKRFATDAGFKICNEALQIHGGYGYIREYPIERLLRDSRVHQILEGTNEIMRVIVARHLLNTEEELR
- a CDS encoding CoA-acylating methylmalonate-semialdehyde dehydrogenase → MTVAAPRIRMLIDGQFIESATSHWQDVINPATQDVLAKVPFATTGEVDAAVAAAKEAFKTWRKTPIGTRARIFLKYQQLIRENMSELAHILTAEQGKTLPDAEGDVFRGLEVVEHAAAIGNLQLGELANNVANGVDTYTIMQPLGVCAGITPFNFPAMIPLWMFPMAIATGNTFILKPSEQDPMVTMRLVELALEAGIPKGVLNVVHGGEEVVNAICDHPDIKAVSFVGSTRVGTHVYNRASLAGKRVQCMMGAKNHAVVLPDANKEQTLNAMVGAAFGAAGQRCMAASTLVLVGEARNWVQDLVAKAKTLKVSGGTVSGTDVGPVISCSARERVEGLIASGVEQGAKLVLDGRKPQVDGFEKGNFVGPTIFAGVTTDMRIYQEEIFGPVLVILEAETLEEAIAMVNSNPNGNGTALFTQSGAAARRFQEDIDVGQVGINVPIPVPVPLFSFTGSRASKLGDLGPYGKQVVLFYTQTKTVTARWFDDETLSHGVNTTISLK
- a CDS encoding helix-turn-helix domain-containing protein; the encoded protein is MNYSATQRQLGLRLLRLREQRGYSQADLARALGLSASYLNQIERNKRPLTPAVQKKLGEVLGDVSSLFDEDEPAALQEALGETLRDLGLAEVSAIELRALAGNLPQVSRALLDLHRRHLALREHAAALEFQLGEPGAGSTLPAGDQVREFFNRMHNHIPELDELAERLFAEWGLSPGHVAPRLRQLLADRHGVLVEVAALQAGREKRQYDAGTRRLWLPDYLEPGQQAFQMAAELALHGYLPQIDAVVARAGFTDEARIAQARIGLSNYFAGALVMPYMRFLRAAEASSYDIELLAHQFGVGFEAVCHRLSTLARRSAPGLPFFFIRVDRAGNVSKRHSATDFHFSQVGGSCPLWIVYEAFNQPGRILTQTARMPDGRRHFWLARQVSSGPVGHGQPRKTFAVALGCDLQHAERLVYSLGLDVQSPGNSVSIGPGCRVCPREDCMQRAFAQLPGR
- a CDS encoding DUF1028 domain-containing protein, whose protein sequence is MSLLRSCLALLLTATAAPAWATFSIAACNEAGDCGVAVATHNLGVGGVGVPWAQAKVGAVASQFETNPTYGSKGLALLAKGRTPVQVLKQLLDEDGNFDGTTLAERQVGLVSARGGNAQYTGAAAQQADWAGAQGEGMLSLQGNGLAGPEVLAAMQRAFGASHGELAARLLAALEAGQAAGGQRSGQWSAALLVRTPGGDWQDTDLRVDADPRAVAKLRELYDMRLSNEAIIRAEEYWEKGDVAAARAALATSLSLAHGWDRTWARAARLAMQQGDTALAREYLAGLRALNPGWVKQELALPLYAPLQGDAVVEAWR